The proteins below come from a single Deltaproteobacteria bacterium genomic window:
- a CDS encoding cytochrome P450 yields MTDLDFEYDQFSYEQDEDPYPVYARMRDEAPTYYNARQNFFALTRFDDVLAALVDSETYSSLNGTSLEFMDTPKPDSGLIIFMDPPRHSRYRNLVSKAFTPRSMAEIEPEVRRIACAHLDALAGRSELDLVGDFTSRLPMDVISALLGIPESDRREVQRKSNLMLHREPGNPLPTQEAIAASGELLAYISKLIAERRARPQDDLLTRLTQVEVADERGELSRLDDSDVRMFFVLLATAGNETVMKLLATMLHELWRRPDQRDVLVREPRWIANAVEEALRFDPPSQYQGRVTTRDVALHGVTIPKGAKVALVNGASGRDPRKYADPDAFDVRREIDLHLGFGYGRHVCLGAHLARMESRIGIEEFLRRFPRYEVTSTARMHSSNVRGFKSVGVRVG; encoded by the coding sequence ATGACGGACCTCGACTTCGAGTACGACCAGTTCTCCTACGAACAGGACGAGGATCCGTATCCGGTCTACGCGCGCATGCGCGACGAGGCGCCCACTTACTACAACGCGCGTCAGAACTTCTTCGCGCTGACGCGCTTCGACGACGTGCTCGCGGCGCTCGTCGACAGCGAGACGTACAGCTCGCTGAACGGCACCAGCCTCGAGTTCATGGACACGCCCAAGCCCGACTCGGGGCTGATCATCTTCATGGATCCGCCGCGCCACTCGCGGTACCGCAACCTCGTCAGCAAGGCGTTCACGCCGCGCAGCATGGCCGAGATCGAGCCGGAGGTGCGCCGCATCGCGTGTGCGCACCTCGACGCGCTCGCGGGGCGAAGCGAGCTCGATCTCGTGGGCGACTTCACGTCGCGCCTGCCGATGGACGTGATCAGCGCGTTGTTAGGGATTCCCGAGAGCGATCGGCGCGAGGTGCAGCGCAAGTCGAACCTGATGCTGCACCGCGAACCGGGGAATCCGCTGCCGACGCAGGAGGCGATCGCCGCGTCGGGCGAGCTGCTCGCGTACATCTCGAAGCTGATCGCCGAGCGGCGCGCGCGCCCGCAGGACGACCTGCTCACGCGGCTCACGCAGGTCGAGGTCGCGGACGAGCGCGGCGAGCTCTCGCGGCTCGACGACTCGGACGTGCGCATGTTCTTCGTGCTGCTCGCGACCGCCGGCAACGAGACCGTGATGAAGCTGCTCGCGACTATGCTGCACGAGCTGTGGCGCCGCCCCGATCAGCGCGACGTGCTCGTGCGCGAGCCGCGCTGGATCGCGAACGCGGTGGAGGAAGCGCTGCGCTTCGATCCGCCGTCGCAGTACCAGGGCCGCGTCACGACACGTGACGTAGCGCTGCACGGCGTCACGATCCCGAAGGGCGCGAAGGTGGCGCTCGTGAACGGCGCGAGTGGCCGCGACCCGCGCAAGTACGCGGACCCCGACGCCTTCGACGTGCGCCGCGAGATCGATCTCCACCTCGGCTTCGGCTACGGCCGCCACGTCTGCCTCGGCGCGCACCTCGCGCGCATGGAGTCCCGCATCGGGATCGAGGAGTTCTTGCGCAGATTCCCGCGCTACGAGGTGACGAGCACCGCGCGTATGCATTCGAGTAACGTGCGCGGATTCAAGAGCGTGGGCGTGCGGGTGGGGTGA
- a CDS encoding cysteine hydrolase, which yields MNDALKDLSAPGRCAVLVMELQRGVVGDLASMPALAKTVQEAGVISATARVLHAARAAGVRVIHCHAAFRRDRAGTPRNVPLVNGLLRNPDHMVVGEPTVESVPELGPDPRDLVSQRFHGMSPFTATELDAFLRAKSTTTVIATGVSLNVGIIGLTIEAVNHGYHVVIPRDCVVGYPREYGEAVLANTLSRLAHFTTSAELVERWRG from the coding sequence ATGAACGACGCACTGAAGGATCTCTCGGCGCCCGGCCGCTGCGCCGTGCTCGTGATGGAGCTGCAGCGCGGCGTCGTCGGCGACCTCGCCTCGATGCCCGCTCTCGCGAAGACCGTGCAGGAAGCGGGCGTGATCTCGGCAACCGCGCGCGTGCTCCACGCTGCGCGCGCCGCCGGCGTGCGCGTGATCCACTGCCACGCCGCGTTCCGCCGAGATCGCGCGGGCACGCCGCGCAACGTGCCGCTCGTAAACGGGTTGTTACGGAACCCCGATCACATGGTGGTGGGTGAGCCGACGGTCGAGAGCGTGCCGGAGCTCGGGCCCGACCCGCGCGACCTCGTGTCGCAGCGCTTCCACGGCATGTCGCCCTTCACCGCGACCGAGCTCGACGCGTTCCTGCGCGCCAAAAGCACGACGACCGTGATCGCGACGGGCGTCTCGCTGAACGTGGGCATCATCGGCCTCACGATCGAGGCCGTGAACCACGGCTACCACGTCGTGATCCCGCGCGACTGCGTGGTGGGCTACCCGCGCGAGTACGGCGAGGCGGTGCTCGCGAACACGCTGTCGCGGCTCGCGCACTTCACGACGAGCGCGGAGTTGGTGGAGCGATGGCGAGGTTGA